TTGCTTGTTATGATACCTTGTATTACTTGTTTAGATacatttctttccttctttctcgcCATCAATTTTCCTCTCACACTATAtaaccctctctatcactctcataCCTTCACTCCATCCTTctatatccttctctctcttactcccccgccccccccccccccctccctgaccctccctctctcttctctcaggtTCACCCTGGCTCCTGAGCTCCACCCAGACTGGATGCTGCTGCTGgtctttgctcacacacacctcactgtgaCCGTCACTCTCGGACTTCTGCTGGTCCCCAAGGTATGGCATCTGACCTTCCAGTCCACTTTGATGACACTTTTAATGAACTAACAGCATTACAGTAATAGCTGGAGATAATAAGGGGAGGTACAGGATGACATCACATGCATTGGATTTTATAGGGATAATATACGTTTATATATAGACACGCACTTGTATTGCAACACTGTTTGTACAGCATACAATGAAAGGGATAACAGTGTCTGCGAAATGAATTACATGTCAACATACAATCTCTTTTCTTTTGTGGCTTCCAGTTCCTGTTTGCCGGCACCCAGATGAGGGACGACATAGCGGTGGAGGCGTACGAGGACGAGCTGGACATGGGGCGCTCGGGGTCCTACCTCAACAGCAGCATCACCTCCGCCTGGAGCGAACACAGCCTGGACCCAGAGGACATCCGGGTGAGCCCCGCCCGCACTTCCGCTCCGTCCTGCCAAATCTTACATTCTCTTTTTAATAACCCGCTGATGCAATCTTGTAAATACTTTGTCCCCTGCTGACCCCCTTGACGAAAAATACTGAGCCCCGGCAGTTTTTTTATTGCAGACGCCAGACGAAATGGGCCCGCTCAGTTCTATTAATGGCTGTGGCGTAAGGTCTTGCGACAGTCTTTGGGAAAAACGTACCAATGTGAGCAGAaggttctgtttgtttgttagaGCTGAAGGAGTCTCTCGCCAGCCAAAGACTCAAGCAAACTGTCCATGTCAGTGGATCAGTGTGAGACATAGAAAGCCTCGCTGTACATCTCGCCTGCTACTGTCAGTGCTAGTGGTCACTATCGCAGAAACGCAAAAGCAGAACATTGTATTTGAAGAATTAAGAACCGATGCAAAGAGGCTGTTTCAGACCTAACAATAAAACGCTTTCCATTCATTTATGCCGTCCAAGACCGTCCTTGTCTTTCATTTGAGCACTTGTCCGTAGCTGCGTGTCATCGATTTGTACTgcatgtctccctgtgtgtgataGAATGTCTGCTATTTGTAACACCGTTTATTtctttgcagtttcagaaacaatGTTCAAATCATCATTCAAATATAGCACTCTGCTGTTGATCACTTCTCAACTGATCTTTGTTTCTATCCCCCTTTTCTCGACTAACTATCTaggaggagctgaaaaagctgTACTCACAGCTGGAAATATACAAGAGGAAGAAGATGCTGGCCAACAACCCTCACCTTCAGAAGAAACGGAGCTCCAAGAAAGGTCTGGGTCGATCACTGATGAGGCGGATCACGGAGATCCCCGAGTCCGTCCACAGGCAGTGCAGCCGCGATGACAAAGAGATGGGGGACCACGGAAGCAACCGGAACAGCATCTGTGTCCTCAGAAAAAACCCCTTTGACCCTTCCCACCCTGGGAAGCCAGCCAAAGAGGAGTCCCTTAAGAGCAAGGTGTTCTCCCTGAAGAAGTCCCACAGCAGCTACGATCACGTCCGTGACCAGAGCGAAGACTCAAGCAGCTCCACCACAGACAAGATGGAGGTCGCCACGGCTGAGGGCTCCCTCCTGGACACCTTAATGGGCAAGAAGCTGGTTAAGAAGAAGTCCGATGAGAAGCTAGACGCCACGAGTGAATCCACCGAATCGGTTCCTCTGGTCTGCAAGTCAGCCAGCGCTCATAACTTGACCGCAGACAAGAAGCCAATTCATCCTCGGACCTCCATGTTGCAGAAGTCTCTCAGTGTCATTGCCAGCGCAAAAGAAAAGACCCTGGGACTGACGACAAAGACTCTGGAGGACAGCAGTAAGAAGGCTCCGCCGAAAAGCAAAGACAACAAATCTGGCACAGACTCAGAGGACGAAGGCTACCCCAAAATGATTGTCAGCCAGTCGGTGGAGTACAAACAGACTGCTGCCAAAGCCGGGATCATGAAGCACCAGGGTAGCGGCAGCCAGCCGTCCATATGCTCCGAAGCCACCAAGGGCAAGGAACTGTACAATCTGTCTGaggtgtgtccttgggaagtGGAGGACCTCCCAACACCATCTGAAAACAAGGTCCAGAAGCACGTGTCCATAGCGCCTGAAGGAACCACCACTGTCCATGGAAGTGGCACCAAAGGCACAAAATCCCAGCAGTCGAAGCAAAAGGGCTCGGATCAGTCCCCCTCTACTGCCCGGCATTCTAAAGACCTCCAGAAGACAGCAGACCGAGCAGATATATGTCCGTgggaagatggaggggagagccaGGGGTCCAAACATCCACCCACCAGCCAGGCCATCCAACCATCTCAGGCCCCCCAGTCCAACCAGGCCACGCCTGCAGCAGAAAGCTCCAAAAACCAACAAGCGGATGTCTGCCCATGGGACTTTGATGAAGTGGCCTCCAAAAAAGTCGAGGTGGCTCACTCGCCAGATAAGACCAAGCAGAAGAAAGGCACTGCTCCGGTTGACGGTAAAGGGAAGAATGTGCTAGCAGAGCCCTCCAAGTCAACGGGCAGCTCCCTCCAACCATCAACCACAAAGGCTGACATCTGTCCCTGGGACTACGATGCTCCAACTGCAGCCCCGAGTTCGGAGAAAATCCCGAGTCCCACTCAGGTCTCCAAAAAGGACTCCACCTCGCTAAAGAAGACCACGCCTTCCACAAGAACagcggagaaggagaaagagaagatgaaAGATATTGACAATGAGAAAAGTCGAGCAAaagccaaggacaagagcaaatCCTCCGAGAAACAAACAACCAAGATGGCGGAGGTCTGCCCttgggatgtggagagcagtCAGGAAGTGCCAACAGCGGAAAAACGTAAAAGTGCCAATGTTGAAGCATCCAAAGGAAAAGAGGCTGAAGTCTGTCCGTGGGATTATGAGGATAGTTCAGATAGAAAAGATGCAGAAAAGAGCGGCACTTCATCCAAACAGAAACAGAGCACTCCAAATCCaaaagggggtggggtgagCGGGGCGAAAAGGGCAGACGTTTGTCCCTGGGATGTTGATGACAGTTCGGTAGAAAAAGCATGACCCTCGACTCAAATGGACAACTGAAATGATAGTTCTTGTTGTATACATTTTTCCACTTTAAAGTCCTAAAAATATATTGACATTTTACTATGAATACGGTGACTTGGATGAAAAGATCAAGTTGCACAAGTTGCCTTCCTTTCCAATAGTTATTTTTTGGCTTTTATTGTCTATTTTGGAATAAAAGTGAAACAGAAACAAAGCAACAAAATCATGAGAAGCATTCCAGAGTATACAGAGTATTCTTGCTGATAAATCATAGTCTTACAATTATGCAACCTTTAATTCACTTTTACACAACTCATATCTTAACATTTACGATGTTTCTAAGTTATCTGGTGGTGGCATCAACGTCTCACATGTTTTAAAGGCCAGAGAGTTTGCAGTGAGGTGAAATACTGTGAGTCTGGAAAGAGGCGGAATATGAAGCAGATAAGCAGATCCTCCATACAACTGCATGAGAAATTCATATGTACAATGTCTTCTGGTATGAACCGCCTAGCCAGATGAACTTAAAACAAATACATTGAGAAAGCAAATGCCAAAGAATAACAGAACTTTAATTGAACGATAGTACACAGAAGATGACACACCTCAATGTCAAATAGCTGTTGTGTGTCCAAGTCaagacacttattgagggaatCGGCCTATAGCACTTTAGCCAAAACCCCATGtgtaaaagaaataaaaaatagagAGTATATGGACACTATGTTCTCTATCTATGATTTATATATCCTCTTTGTTCAGCCTTATAGTCCTTGAAGGTTGTCAGATATACATGCCCTCTAAACTCAGACATCTAAATTGCTGAATTTTTAGATTTCATGTTTAGATCTCAGCTACTTCCAATTCTTCCATATCTTCAGAGATGTATTACTGTATGTGCCTAACTAACTAGAAATGTCTTGTACTTGTCTTAGATCGTCCTGATTGGAGCAGGGGGAGCCCCTTAGCGTTCCGATTGGAGCAGGGGGAGCCCTTTAGCGTTCTGTGATGGTGGTTTATATAAACAGCATGCTCAGCCAGGTAATGGGTGCTTGGACCCCATTTGGTTTGTCAACCGAAGAGAATCACTTATTTGTGTTGATAGTTCATTGGCATGTTTCATTGTGTTCTCAACGGCACTAGCTATCTGGCTCGACTGATTTTATATTGccaaaaacacattcaattgTTGGATAAATTTGTTGGATCAACCCTGGATCAATTTGTTGAACAAAGAGGAAGATAATCTAAGGTATCTACAAGAGCCTGACTCCATGAGATGTAGCTGTGGTGTCTCACTCTTCTCCCTCACTACTGAAAATCATTTCCACCATTGACCTCTGGGGCTTGTGTGAAATATGTGCAACAAGGTAGTTTCAGCCTCAGAGGAGGATATTTGCAGTCAGCCCTACTTTATGAGCTTCTAGAACGCCGTCTGAAAAGGTGTCAGACTCTTTGATTGATTGTAATGCTTTGATGGACCTGTATGATATTTACGATTCAGCATCATATGGAACTTAGGGTGAATCTGTAAAGGATTCCAGGGTTCTATCCTGCTCCAGGCTTAAGTCATCCCCCAACTTTTGATTGGATATGACAGAAGTACAAACTGATTTCATTGGGTCTTGGGATTTTTGTAAACGACCCCCTTAGAAACCTATAATACAATAAAAATTAtggtgtttttatttatttattaaattcCATACTGTAGTTTATTGGATGCATACAATTCCATGGCTgggttttacatttatttaataACTTTAAAAAAACTATCTCATATGTCTTTGCTGGTTAAAGGATTTAGGTTGCGATTAGGGAGCAGTAGTTCAGCTCATCGCTCTGTAACAAAATGTGCATCAACCTGTCTTTTAGTCTGTCTTTCTGGAAATGGTCCATGTAATGCAGcagtatatttatatatgaatGTTTAGAGTTAAAAACTTCACCTCCATTGGTAAACCTCCATATATTTGGGTGTGAGAACTTTGGCCCATTGTTGATCAGTAACCTTTTCAACATTGATAACCATTTGTCCTGTTGTTACTTTTACCATGGTGGTTTTCGTTTGTTGCCTCATTTTATTTCAACCAGACTTGTGACCAAACCAAGTAATCTGATGGGAAatactactactgctactactactactactactactactactactactcaaTGCTGTAACGTTGTAACAATTGCTCTTGTGGCTTCTGCATGATATCAAGAAATTAGTAGGACCGATGTTTCACTGCCCTTGAtagaacaaaaaataaaacattgatcTTTTATGGACTGTTACAAGTTGTATAGTGAGTGATAGTGTACCCAAAAACCACTGTATTATGTACTTGTTATACCTATTGCTCTATGACAAGCTAATAGCATCCTTATATGGGAATATTTGTTAGATTTATATTGTGTTACATTGTGATAGCATGTACATAAAAGATACCTCCTCTgcaataaatatttatatgaaacTCAACTGTGTGCTTCCGTTTATGATTTTAatcttatttaaaaaataaatgggTGCCAATTTTCCTTTCCAGTCAGAGAATCAAAGATAAAGTTTAAGGTaatgttttttaatgtaatAATTCATACTTTgtattggaaaaaaaaaaccttcagcAGACAGTACAGCAGTAGTTCTGGCACCACAGCCAGGCAGGATGCATTGTGCCTCGGCAGACATTTTCCTTGTCTCAGGTTTAGTGAGTCAGGGCTCCAGACTCAGAGAAGCAAGCATTTAAAAGCCCCCGGCATCCCAACCACTAATACGTGTATGTGCGTCTTGGCTCCAGTCCTGAAATGCTTTTATGAGATGTTGAGGTCCTTTGGACGGAGACCATTGGGAACCAAGCAGGAAAAGGAAGGCTCAGATGATATCAGAGTATAAGTATTGCACAGGTCAGACTGCTGTAGCGGTTTGGTTTCAGAGGTTTTCTATGGGTTTCCCAGACACATTTTTTGTCTAAAGGTATTTCATTACTCATCTCCAATGATTGAAACCTGAATCTGTCAAGTAATCCAGCTAAAAAGTATTCTCCAAAAGTAAATCCGCATGCTTGCTTTAATTTAATGTAAGAatattgaactgtaaatcacatcaAACCAAACTGTGCTGGCAATTTGGCATCAATGTATTAGAACTTTAATTCAATGTCAATAAAAAATTAGGATGAGCTGTAATGGAATCTAAAAGCACAATGAAAGAGTACAAACAAACCATTTTAGCATTGATTTCTTTTTACTAGAGCACTCTGTGAATCGTTCTAATGACCAGAGGATCATTACAAGATGACTGCTTAGCTGCAGGACTCTGAGATTAAGAAATATTGGTTGGAGAAAAAGTCAACAATGAAAAACGACTTGTAAACTCTATTGGGTATTTAAATCAATGTCTAATTCAAATGTCGTTGAGGTCATTCAACTTCTAAGTAAATACACTAATTacattaatatttttttgtgtCAGGTTCAAATGGACTCTTGCGGTAAAATAAAATTACTTCAGTTTAGCAATGTGATTATAATCCTGAcagatacaaaaataaataattgtgtgtgtttgtaatatgTGCATGCTTCTGTGCTAATTCACAGTCTCCACAGTGTTACAGCACAACAATGTGAGCGCCGACACACAGCAACATGATACATGAGTCATACGTGACTTGTTGGCCTGGAGTGTTCCACTTCTCTTGATTAGAGGAACCTTGACACACATGCTACAGAGGTAGCGGCTAACAGGTCACTCTTTCATCCTCAGAAACCACAAGGTCTCGCCTGGCAACACGCTCTTTCGTTTTAGGCCGCACTTCCTCTTGATGTTTGACCCACCATGccaagcttgctgggccttggcataaaatgactgctaacataatttcagtaagtcatatcatcagcacaggggaaagtgtgaactagttctagccaggtgaaatcactctttcattctgattggattttaggagcaaattgactgctgtaaaaaaaaGCTCCAAAAAAGCTTaagaaaatatgaaatgtgccttattatattccagtattctatggaaacatgtgaaaa
Above is a genomic segment from Osmerus mordax isolate fOsmMor3 chromosome 15, fOsmMor3.pri, whole genome shotgun sequence containing:
- the gpr158a gene encoding metabotropic glycine receptor, yielding MAFFRLSLLLQVGFVIGSNYKFAKWSEHEKNVRTQPPIYTTHNNQRQAHLRAFNSPRGAKERAVLPQNLEEHLPRVVTAFLHTGNSTTLKHANCSRRYELSAPRARSPIAPHYSMHSVLDTVMHATNFLNMILQANRSRELSLRRDIEWYHALVRSIVEGDSKIHRAVVTFNTEPSAGGPTVFLQATRAGGEIVLQDLSGMAHHHLKNRTVESEWYHGIKDKKKPNFHKRVLSQDFQSVDASLKRGESFIPDKTHMKWSAPYLECENGNFIPRWLLTLSAGFYGLDADRSPDFRGVVRVDVNLQDVDIDQCSPDGWFGGTHRCNLTTMECLPVRGRGFVLDNYNCHCKAGFYHPNRVSVNGFKNPGTKGRASDSGPNADEGSSSDCLPCRDGCAYCKDDTPCVARGDGGLRVAVLSFQALCMLLSFVSMVVVYRYRRNKSIRASGLVLLEAILCGTLLLYFPVVILYFQPSIFRCILLRWVRLLGFATIYGTLTLKLYRVLKVFLSRTAQRIPYMTSWRVLRLLGIILLIVCWFLVAWTSAVCQNLDRNLALIDVGYTSDGLQFSMCLLDRWDYMMAVAEFLFLLWAVYLCFAVRTVPSAFHEPRYMAIAVHNELVLSAIFHIIRFTLAPELHPDWMLLLVFAHTHLTVTVTLGLLLVPKFLFAGTQMRDDIAVEAYEDELDMGRSGSYLNSSITSAWSEHSLDPEDIRTPDEMGPLSSINGCGVRSCDSLWEKRTNEELKKLYSQLEIYKRKKMLANNPHLQKKRSSKKGLGRSLMRRITEIPESVHRQCSRDDKEMGDHGSNRNSICVLRKNPFDPSHPGKPAKEESLKSKVFSLKKSHSSYDHVRDQSEDSSSSTTDKMEVATAEGSLLDTLMGKKLVKKKSDEKLDATSESTESVPLVCKSASAHNLTADKKPIHPRTSMLQKSLSVIASAKEKTLGLTTKTLEDSSKKAPPKSKDNKSGTDSEDEGYPKMIVSQSVEYKQTAAKAGIMKHQGSGSQPSICSEATKGKELYNLSEVCPWEVEDLPTPSENKVQKHVSIAPEGTTTVHGSGTKGTKSQQSKQKGSDQSPSTARHSKDLQKTADRADICPWEDGGESQGSKHPPTSQAIQPSQAPQSNQATPAAESSKNQQADVCPWDFDEVASKKVEVAHSPDKTKQKKGTAPVDGKGKNVLAEPSKSTGSSLQPSTTKADICPWDYDAPTAAPSSEKIPSPTQVSKKDSTSLKKTTPSTRTAEKEKEKMKDIDNEKSRAKAKDKSKSSEKQTTKMAEVCPWDVESSQEVPTAEKRKSANVEASKGKEAEVCPWDYEDSSDRKDAEKSGTSSKQKQSTPNPKGGGVSGAKRADVCPWDVDDSSVEKA